In Malassezia vespertilionis chromosome 4, complete sequence, the DNA window GATTGACCGCAGCGAGTTGTACACTGCCGCAATTTTTTACGGACAGGCCAAGCCTGAGGAGAAAGACCTCGAGGCCCTTTCGAGTGTGCTGAACATCCCGAAGGACAAACTTGTCGCCGAGCTTGGTCCTTCATTTTTCCCTCTCCGCGGCGGTCTTTCAAGCAGCCCACCCACGGATCCTACTTTGTACCGCCTGCACGAGGCCATGACTGTGTACAGCATGCCGATCAAGGAGATTATTAATGAAAAGGTACGTTTGTTCATGTTAAGTTTATATACAGTTTGGCGATGGCATTATGAGTGCAATCGACTTCCGCGGTGCAGTGGAGCGGGTCGAAGACCCTGCCGGCGCCCGTGTCAAGATCACGTTTGACGGCAAGTTTCTTCCTTTCCGTCGCTGGTAATGTATGCGAGTATTCGATAGTGTAAACAGATTTGCCCTGTTATAtagcgccgcggcggacAATTTCCCATTCTACGCGTAAAATAACCCACACACTCCGGCGGATGAGCTCGAGGGCCTCGAGGAGGAGAAGCCCACACTGCCATTCCGCAAGGTACTGCAAGTGCGAGCTCAATTTGAGCGACCATGTAAACCGCAGCAGGAGATCCACAATGATAAATACATAGTATACAGACATCGGAAGTGGCAATGGCTTTTCTGGAACACGTAAAATGCTTTGACGGCGCGCATGGACTGGCCGAACAATGCCCTCTTCTTGCTCATCGAGCGCGCTCTTGTCCTGCGGAAGCGTGTTCTGTGG includes these proteins:
- the cyn1 gene encoding cyanase (COG:H; EggNog:ENOG503P2DV); translated protein: MTRQEVNELLSPILVELQEKKKEKGLTFEKIAEAIDRSELYTAAIFYGQAKPEEKDLEALSSVLNIPKDKLVAELGPSFFPLRGGLSSSPPTDPTLYRLHEAMTVYSMPIKEIINEKFGDGIMSAIDFRGAVERVEDPAGARVKITFDGKFLPFRRW